The Ipomoea triloba cultivar NCNSP0323 chromosome 4, ASM357664v1 DNA segment GGTTGATGAACGAAAGGCAATTCCAAATTGAACCTTGAAATTTGATGTAAAGCTCAGGATGAAACAGAGTGACTTGTAAATGGATGAGTCAATTGTGTGTAGCAGTTGAAAAAGGAATTTTATTTGAAACGCATTTAATGGTGGGAATAGAACAGAAGGCAAAGGGATACTGAAGTGAGATTGCATAATGTTTCCTtagattttatttcttttcatttgGCTGACATAAGCTGTAGAAGTTTCCCTTTTTATGTCACTGTCTATATTGTAGTAATATATGGCATGGGTATTGAGCTTTGCCTTTCCCCCGCATTACAGGATTGAAGTATAATAGAGGAATTTATTTGGACTGTGTTTTGGGCATATTGAAGGGTACATGCTACACTTTACTGAGAGATTGATTCAGGTACTATCTTTTGATATTTTTCTGTTTATGCCCATTTAGGAGAACTGTAAAGGGGTAAGTCATTGACGATCAAAGTGATCATGGACGGAGGCTACGTGAACCATTGctagttttttcttttaactgACTAACTGGTATTGTTATGTTCGGCATTTTCAGAATTTATAACAGTTGACATTAGGTAGAGACACAGTTGCGCTTTGCTTACAGATATGTTTCTTCTGTTTTGAATGAGTATCTAATAATGCTATAGTCAATATAATGATTGCTGATAGTTTGATTATTGAATTACTGGATgacatttaaagaaaaaaaattaatctatgttctttttcaattttaagaaaacttttgagctatattatttataatgaatGGGTGTAATGTTGTTGAAATGGCTGATATATGTCCTCATACTGTCGTGATGCATAGAAGACCTTACTGACTTGACCCTTCATTTTATTGAAGATTGTGATTGTTTCTGCCACTTACATTGGCTTCTCTTGATGTCACtttttaaagtcaagttgatttgatttgttctttatcatgTTGGAATGGTTGAAAATTGGATGGAAGTTGCATTTGGTTTGAGTAGATGTGGTGAATAATGGGAGAAGAATTGGGCAATGAGATTATTCTTAATGTTGGAAATAATATTTGGAAGGATATGAATGTGCTAATGGTGTTGTTTGGTTGTGTTGAATTATGATTCATATTATAGGAACTGGGCTTTTGAAAGTGGGTTAAAATGGGAGGTTTTACATGTAAAGCTTTTATGACCAGACAGACCAATGTGATTAAGCTGAAGTAAAATTTGCAGATATGAATGTGTAAATGGTGTTCTTTGATATGATGTTGAATAATTTGGAGGTTAACTTGGATTTAACCATTGTTTAAAAAGTGagttgtatacttgtatatGTGGATCAGTGGATGCGTTGGATACTTGGATTGCTATTTTTTAGGATATGGCTGTGTTTGTGGAAGGTTGATGCTTATAAAGTAAAAAGTGAGATTCTGAATACCGTGTTTGGTTAGTGAAGCCACTTTGTCTCTTATGGGAGTTATCTATTGGCTTTAAAAAATTCTAGCAGAAAGCAGCTTCATGCTTATATGATACTAGCTTTAATGAATTATTATGCTGTGTGACCTGTTCTCCCTTATTGGAATCTTCTGTTTTTTTGTTGCTCATCTAGTCTgctgtttttatttaatttctacttGTATAGTTGTATGAGAAAACATTCTTATTATAATTTTCATGAAATTAAAACTGAGCCTCCTTGACCTTTTTAGTTTGAGGATAAATGCATTGCATGCCTGCTTGCTTGctgagttatgaaattgtgtcATGGTGGTGTTTTCTGCTGAATATGTTGGttgattaaatttaaaaaaaaaaaaaacacttcagCTGGCTGCTGACATGTTCTCGATTCAGTCTTGataactttttccttttttgtaatttttatttaattttttaatgattatCTTTTCCTAAATAACCTagatatatactccgtaatatattcACTTGTTAAAATTGATTCTACGGTAAATTTTTTGTGTAACTTATCTCTGACATTCAAGTAACTGAAGGAGTGAAGGgttctatttatatttgttctcTTCATGTGATTAGAGCTTTTGTTGTTTGGTATCAGCCTCTGGCTCTATGCCATTGACATCAAGTCACTTGATCTGTCATATGTGCCTTCCATGTTGTAAGGAATTGTGTAACCCAACTGCTGTTggatttgtgtgtgtgtaaaagGACAGATCATATTGGCTAGGCAAGTAATTTCCCATTCTAGGTTTCGGCAAAAATGACACTTAGATGTTCTGTGAGTAAGATGGAGTAAAGGTGTCTTAATTCCTTCAATTGCTTGCTGTAGAATGATCTATTCTATTAAACTGGAGCTTTGAATGACCACATTAAGGTAGAAATTGTGGAACCGTAGAATCAATGGAATTGTGTGATATTCCGATTGGCTAATCCCTATGTATGAGAATCAGAGAGTGAAGCTGAATATTATGTGCTGTTTGCAAAATTTGTCTTTGCAGCTCAAGATCTCATGTTTTGTTGGGCTTAGAAGCCAAATTCTCTGcaaaaattttttaatacagTATTCCTGTTGTAGTATTTTAACTTTTGGTAGTTAGTATGCCACACCCTATACGATATTTTGAGAGTGGCAATTCTTGATTATATGATTTCTGTTACACTTTTAAACTCTTGAATAATTTTCATCTGAACCCAAAATGTAATTGCTTTTATACAACGAGAATCTTTTAAGTAATACATTGATGTTGGATTCTAGATGTTATTATACTATGGTTCTCTGCCATTATGGTTTTGCAGGAAAACATAAATGCAGTTCAGGTTTTTTGGAATCACAATGTCAcactagtttttatttttttggtttgcaGTACCTCAGGATGCCAATTTGGAGAGAGCTGCCACTTTTTGCATTATGTGCCCGGTGGGCTCAAAGCTGTGACTCAAATGCTTGGCAACAATCCTGCTCTGCCTGTGGCTACTAGAAACTCTATGGCCATGCCGTCTTTCCCAGATGCATCATCTCCAACAGGTGTTAAGACTCGTTTATGCACCAAATACAACACAGCTGAGGGTTGCAAATTTGGTGACAAGTGCCATTTTGCACATGGTGAGTGGGAACTTGGCAGGTCAGCAGTTCCTTCTCATGAGGACCCTCGTGGAATGGGGCATGCGTCTAGGTTTGGTAGACCTGAGCCAAGTCAAGCCGGGCTTGGAGCAGCTGCAAGCTTTGGTTCATCTGCCACAGCTAAGATAAGTATCGATGCTTCTCTGTCTGGAGCCATAATTGGAAAAGGTGGTGTAAACTCAAAGCAGATATGCCGTGTGACCGGAGCCAAGCTCTCAATAAGGGATAATGAATCTGATCCTAACTTGAAGAACATTGAACTTGAAGGTACAATTGACCAGATTCAGCAAGCCAGTCAAATGGTTCGGGAGCTTATAGCAACAGTCAGTTCAAATGCAAAATCCATGAAAGGACCACGCTCTGCTCCAGCAAACAACTATAAAACGAAACTTTGTGACAATTTTGTGAAAGGCTCATGCACTTTTGGTGATAGGTGCCACTTTGCACATGGAGCCGAAGAGCTGCGAGGCGGTGGAATGTGAGCCTTGGAGTTTTAATTCAGGATTATTGTTTCATGTGTAGTACTTTGGTGCGTAATCATGTGGCTGtagtttgttatttttatttttgttttgtctgGGATTGATCTCATTATAGATTGAATGTTAAAATTGCATTAGGTTTTTGACTATTTAAAATGactgatttttgttttttgttgctTTTTCTCTAGTACTGGGGAATTTTGTTTTGTGATGCCTGTTTGTCTTGCTCCTGCACTTTTCTTCCTCTTTATTTCGTGCTGTTAGCTTAAGgtatattatgattatgatggataatattatttatatcgAATATCTTAAATTCTTAATATGGCATGTGGTTAGGTGCTATAAAACACAATTTTCCTTTCAGTTCTCTATGATTTGCTCAATTTTACCACCTACTAATCAAGTAGATGTCAAATAGAATTAATCCTTGCCATTTTAGCACTTTTAAGACTCGAGTCCTGAAACTCATGAAAGTATTCTTAAAATGTgctaaattttgttttgttttgattacATAACTTTTGAATAGTTGAAGCAAGAATGGTTTTTCATTCCTCTATTGCATGGGAATGTTAATATTTTATCCATCTGGAGCTTGTAATAAGAATGTTATCCATCGAAACTTGTAATGTCAATGGGCCAACACTATTTTGTATTTTCAGCTGTCTCAATTTGTGGTTCTTTTTCGTCTTTTAATATGccaagaccttgtagtctagtggcacccagttgcaCACTCATATGGAAGGGGTGAGTGTTTCGGTAAgctgaaaaagtagttatgaatagatactgcattgtaacagagtcaataatactcaatatatattacattaaataACTTATCAATCAATTTCTATGAAACTATATGCAAATTCaagtcaaatcaaatattttaaacagttatttttaaaaaaattggctAAAACTACAGTAATGTTTCGAATTTTAACACTAAATTCACAATGTTTTGTTACCTAATTAATTTGTAAGtgtttagaatttatttgtCATTGATTATAAGTTTAATTTGGGAAGCCACCTAATTAATTATAAGCAAGCAAGCAAGCTTTCCATCCTTTCTCAAATGAGCAAATGGCATCAATATTATGATGATGGACACAATTCTTTCGTGGAAGTTATTTAGGGAAATGATATTTGTGAAGCTTTTGCCGTACATATTACAATAAATTCTTCATTAGGAATTTGAGATGGATAAAGCATTATACACATACAAACTGCGTTTcctttaaatttgttttaaaacattttcatttatcCATTTTTAAAGATTTCCTTTAACATTTATTAGGGTATTCACAATGGTTTTATAAATTTTCCAAGTTTTTGCCAGATTACTTACCAAGTTAGAgcaaaaataaagagaaaaaaaacatatggtTGATCACTTAACGAGCCTTATTACGCACCCACCATACAGGCTCATTGTACATCACGGgagctttttctttttttctttttcttcttcttcctttttacCTTCATTCCCTCTCTTCTCTCCCTTCTTTCCTCGGCATatgcaaatttatttaaaaaaatcaccaaAATCCTCCCAAAAAGGAAGCTCTTAGTATCCCTTTTTATCTCTatacaatacttttttttttccaagtcAATAAAatcacaacaattttttttattattatttatagattAGAACGGATAAATTGTGCGTGgcaaatgtacattattattagAATGTGGTTAAGTGGTTTACGTAGTGGGCAAGCAATTGATTAGTCAAAAGTTGTGGATTAATGAAATACTTCAAACTCCTACGTTTTAACAACTTCAGAAAACACAACTTTAcgaaaagtattatttttatttaaactttCCTACCAAATATCACATTGTGTTTGTGATAAAATCATACCaattatttaaaacttataGTAATCCTTTTAAAGTGAATAAAAGATATGAAAATTTACACTTTTCGTCACTAAGTTATATGGTAATGGTAGAATTCGCCATTGAGTGTTgatcatactcacttttcgtcccttaGCTATATTAAAGTGTAAATTTCGTCCTTAATGTTTTATACTTGTATtagtaaaggaaaaaaaaaagtacaacgTCAATGATACTTTATGGACGAAAAatgagtatgaccaacacttagtgacaaattctacaattatcttataatTTAGAGACGAATTGAAACTTGTAATTTTTCCTAAAAGATATGTTAATCAGTAACAATAATAACTTGTACTTtgggtttactttcttgtatatttatactctttttttttgggttattttattattcttttttattttcttgtttaagTTGGTAACATCGTTAAATGGTACAGCTAAACATAATAACTTATATATTATgccttttttttagtatttaccatttttcatgattttaaatttttttcctcaatgtactaaattatttatattgccatttttctttgattatttACATTGGCATTTTAGAAAGTAGCATTGACTATTGCTTGAGAATTTATAGAGGTTAGGTGAGGCGCTTTCCGGTTTGGGTAGGAAGGCTTTTGAagattatattgtattattaaaacaaaaaagatgatgaaaaggaaacaaaagtATTTTGAATCTTAATGGCAAAGAAATATATGACACTCAATTTAGTACTAATGTATCTCGTGGATTCAAAAGCCATTttcatttaagaaaaaaatataaattatgtttgAGTGACTTTTTTAAAAAGAGTTTGGAAAATGGAAACTACTCATTATTTTTTAACGAGTAAATTTCGTTTTTAGTCTTCAACTATTGTAGTATTTACATAATTATTTATGCTCttttaattagttaatgccATATGAGATCCTCTGAGTGtagtgattttgtcacgtttagtcctaaacttttgaATTGTTACCATACGTGGTCCAATTAAGTTAACCGCCCATggtccttcaattttcaaaatttaatcagTTGTGATCATCCTAAAATGACCatttgaaagtttatgactAAACGTGACAACATCACTATACTTGAAAGAACTATATGGTATTAActatttgtcatattacatTATTGACTTTTATATGTTTGTCACAAATAGTActtcttttaaaatattgttattccatcatttaataaatatgattaatatataatttcatcattcaattaCAAGAGAATGGTATAACTTACATGATAGGACAAGAGGCATAAATGATAAAATTGCATGTAATTCTATACTGCTAACTTGCTAAGGGGATGCGGTAGGAAGGTATCTACACGTCAAAGAAGTCGAGGCCCTCAGTATTCACAAAGCGTTTAGTTGGATAAAAGGTTTGAATCTTAATAATCTTAATGTTGAAACTAATGCCCAATAAGTTTGTTTCACTGTAAAAGCTTTCTCTTCAAAGATCTTTGAGTTTGATTATTATTGATGATGcctaggaaataattatttattttactgaTATTTGTTTCCAATTTGTTAAACGATATACGGATTTTGATACCCATACTATTTCTAGGAGAACTGTTCATGAGCCATGTAGCATGTGGTGAGTGGCTACATGCACCACCCCTTTGTTTATTGTGGATAATTTGCATTTGCCTTCCTCTAGTTCTCTAACAAAGAaaaagctttattaattatactATCAACAGTACTACGCTGATTCTTAAACACCATCAAGTTTCGACAATTCCAAATTTGCTAGAGAAGTATAGCCAACCTGCAACCATTATGAGACGTTAAAGatcaaatataatacaaattacaaagtcatgtacctaatttgaaaatattaataattaataattaaatgcgatacaaattacataatcatgcatctaatttgaaaatattaatagtatagttaagaacaaaatttaatacatgtacaatagttaagggaccaaaagtaatttttaaaaattttatttttatttttggaagtcattatatcatatttaatatttaattctaCATGGGACATCTCAATTAAGTCGTAGTTATTAgatcatatttaatatttcttttccatcaaaaaaaaaaaaagaattgtatcTTATTTGATATGATATAATCAATGATAAGTTAAAcagattttaatttattgtgggGTTATGATATTTTAACGACTATttatcgtttttttttaaaaacaaacgACTATTTATCGTTAAATAGTGTTCAATTGAGTTTGTTGCTTATAATCCATATTGGATATGATCGAGTTGGCAAGTTAAGATTACATATTACTCCGTAAAtagtttatattaaaaaaataaaaagaagcttatacatttttaaataagcATCTATTTTATAAGTAATTAGACCGTTGAAATTTATAAGAAATATAGATAACGTGAAAGCAAGTGGGAGTGTAATGATATTTTGTTTGTATTGCACGGGAATTACATGTTAATATTGAGACATGCTATATGTGTGATATTATGAGCAAAAGTTCAAAAGAcattatatatgaaataaattgggcatattaaaataaatttattgaatCTGAATATGTATACCGTATACGTCATGTTTATATACtctgtattatataattttgttcaatttatttttcttttattgaacttattaaaataaatttattgaatttgaatatGTATACGTCATGTTTATATACtctgtattatataattttgttcaatttatttttcttttattggactttttgtttttttatgtgGTCCATGTATGATTTAATTTAATCAATCCGAGAGTGTGGTTGAGTGACAATGGAAGAGCAGCCTTAGGCCACCTGTCACACTCAAATATGTGCCTAAAGTTCA contains these protein-coding regions:
- the LOC116016381 gene encoding zinc finger CCCH domain-containing protein 31-like; the protein is MEFGGARKRGRFDAGLNGNGGYKKSKQESEYSSGIGSKSKPCTKFFSTSGCQFGESCHFLHYVPGGLKAVTQMLGNNPALPVATRNSMAMPSFPDASSPTGVKTRLCTKYNTAEGCKFGDKCHFAHGEWELGRSAVPSHEDPRGMGHASRFGRPEPSQAGLGAAASFGSSATAKISIDASLSGAIIGKGGVNSKQICRVTGAKLSIRDNESDPNLKNIELEGTIDQIQQASQMVRELIATVSSNAKSMKGPRSAPANNYKTKLCDNFVKGSCTFGDRCHFAHGAEELRGGGM